The sequence TCGACGCCCACCTCGGCCCCGATTTCCGCCGGGTACGGATCGGCATCGGCCATCCCGGTAGCAAGGACCGGGTGACCGGCCACGTGCTCGGCAACTACGCCAAGGCGGAGCAGGACGACCTGGTCCAGATGCTCGGCGCCATCGGCAGCTGTGCAGAATGGCTGGCAGCGGGCGACGACCCGCGTTTCATGAGCGAATATGCGCTGAAGATGCAGGACTGAGCGACCGCTCGCTCAGCTGGCGGCCTCGATGGCACTCTGCAGGCGCATGGCTGCGGCATCCCCCTGACGCCGGGCAATGATCGGACCGGCTATCGCCCGCGCCGTTTCCACTTGTCCCAGGTTCAGCAGCGCCTCGGCGTAGAGCAGGCGCGCGGGGTCGTGGTCCTGCAGTTCCGCCTCACTCGCTTGCAGTCGCTGGCGGACCGCCTCCCAGTCTCCATCCCAAGCCTCGACCCGCGCCTGCTGGTAGACGAATTCGCGATCCAGCGGACGGGTCTGCGCACCATAGGCGATCAGGTGACGCGTGACGTCGCGCTCACCGGCTGCTTCCGCAGCCCCGATGGCGGCCAGCAGCGCCGGCCGGTCGAGCGGCACGATCTCGATGATCCGCAGGTACTGCGACATCGCCTGGAAATGCTCGCCTCGCGCGTCGGCAAGGCGGGCGGCAACGAACAGCGTCTCGACCCGATCGGGCGCGGCATCCTGTGCCAGGGCAACGGCTTCTTCCGCTGCCTGGAGGTTGTCACGATTGAGATGGAAGCTGGCCTCCGCGCTGTAGAGCTTGGCCTTTTCGCCGGTAGCCCTGCGGCCTCGCAGGAAGGCTTCCATGGCCCCGGCTTCGTCATTCTCCAGCGCTGCCAGCAAGCCCCGCAGGCGCCAGGCTTCGGCACTGGCATCGTCACCGATCAGTTCCCGAGCGCCGGTGACGTCGCCTGCCTGCAGCCGTCCTTCGGCCGCGATCAATGTCTGTTCGCCGGGATTGCCGCCGGCTTGCCGGATGCGTTCGATCGTCGCCAGCACCTCTTCGCCCTGCCCCATGGCCAGCTGCGCGCGCGCCAACAGCTCGAGCGCCTCGATATTGTCGCCGTCGTCGACCAGCGCCGCCAGCGCGAGGTCGCGCGCGGCGATATAGTCCTGCGCGTCGAATGCTTGTTGCGCGTCAGTCAGCGCATCGCTCCCCAGAAAGGAACAACTGCCGAGGCCAATTGCCGCGCAAATTGTCAGGAAATGACGCACCGTTTTCATCGCCAGTCTCATTAGGCGCGAAGTTCAAATTTTCGGTGAACCGTCGAGAATTCTTACAAATGCGACTCTCCGGGAAGGCCGTTAACCATCGTCAGCCCCGGATTCCGCGACATGGCACGGCAATTGCTTCGCATGCGTCAACCACATTCCTAGGGGGTATTCGGATGTTGAAACGACTTTTCGCGGCTGTTCTGGCCTTCGCCACGGTCGGCGTCGCCTCGCCGGCTCTGGCCGATCCAATCACGTTGGACAGCAGTGATATCGGCAGCAGCTTCACCATTGATTTCGATGGCTTCGTCGACAGTGCCGGCAACACCGTTGACGGCCTGTCGAGCTCGATCACCTTCACTCTCGATGAAGTGACCGGCGACAGCTATTCGTTCAGCTACCAGGTCAACAACACCACCGACAGCGGGCTGACATCGAACCTTTCGAGCTTCGCCTTCAACGTCGATCCGGACATTTCCGGCGCGAGTGTCGATGGTGCTTACAGCTTTGCCTTCGTCACCGATGGCGCCGCCAACGATCCCAGCTATCCGAACCAGATCGGTGCGGTGGACGTTTGCTTCAAGGCGGCCAACAGCGGTTCCTGCTCCAACAGCGGCGGCGTTGCCGAGGGCCAGAGCGGATCGGGCACGCTGACGCTCAACTTCGATCCGGACGCATCGTCGATCACGCTCGATGACTTCTACGTGCGTTACCAGGGCATCACCGGTGCCGGCGACGTGACCTCGGCCAGCGGCCAGGGCACTACGACTTCCGGCAGCACCAGCGGCACGCAGGTTCCGGCTCCGGGCATGATGGGCCTGTTCGCCCTCGCCCTCGCCGGTCTCGGCCTGCTGCGCCGTCGCCGCCGCGACGAAGAAAGCGAAGGCGGCCTGCAACCGGCCTACGCCTGATCTTCGGGTGAAATGATCAGAAAGGCGCCGTTCCTCGCGGGGCGGCGCCTTTTCCTTTTGGGCCGTGCCTATCCGCTGCGCGCGGCCGCCAGGTGCTCGGCGATGGTGCTGTTGTCCGGCGCCAGCCGGGCGGCACGTTCGAGCAGCTCGATGCCCCGGGCGCGATCGGTGCCGGTCTGCACCATCAGCCATCCGGCGGTGTCCATGATGTTGGGCTGGTCCGGTGCCAGCTGCAGGGCCCGCTGCGCGATTTCCAGGGCCTCCTCGGCCTCCCCTACCCGGCTCTTGGCATAGGCCAGGTTGTTCAGGACCATGGCGTTGGAATCGCCGGTCCAGCCCCGCAGGTCCTCATAGGCGGCGATGGCAGCGCGCCAGCGACCGTTGCGAAGGTGCCCGTCTGCCTGCGCCAGCAGGTTGGCCACGCGTTCCTCGGGCGGCGCACTGGCAAGCGCGGCGCCAATATCGTCCGTGCGTCCCGCTGCGCGCGCGGCTTCGGCAAACAGGGCGAGGTCGCGCGGGGTGCCCTGTGCGCTGTTCGCCAGCGGACGAATGGTGTCATAGGCGGCTGCGGCATTGCCGGTCGCCAGCTGCGCCCGTGCCAGCAGGCGACGCGCCTCCGCGCTCGCCGGAGCCTGCCGCGACAGCGCGGTCAGGCGCGGAAGGGCCAGTTCGGGGAGGTCCAGCTCCACCAGCGCGCGTGAATAGAGCAACTGCTGGCGCGCGTCGTCGCGATCCTCGTCCGCCTGCAGGATTTCGCGTACCTCGCGCCAGTCACCCTCTTCGGCCGCCAGGCGTGCCGTGAGATAGCGAAGGTCCGGGTCTTCGGGGTTGCGCTTCGTGGCATCCTCGATCAGCGGACGCGCCTCGGCCAGCCGGCCACTGTCGCCCAGCACGCCGATGCGACCCAACAGGGCAGCGCGCGACTCCGGCCAGGCTTCATGGGCCCGTTCGAAGAAGCGCAAGGCTTCGCCAGTTGCGCCACGGAACTGGGCGATCTGGGCACTGGCAAGCAGCGCATCGAGACCTTCGGGATCGGCTTCGCGCGCCTGCCGCGCCAGTTCCACTGCGCGCCCGGCATTGCCGCGCTGATATTCGAAACGGGCATAGTCCGCGTAGAGTCGTGAGCGGTTGCCGCTGGCCGCTGCCCCGCGGGCAAAAGCCTCCGCCGCGGCCTCGGCGCCTCCCAGGCCCAGATGCGCCAAGGCGGCGATCCGCAGGCCCTCGGCGCTGCCAACCGATTCCCCGGCGGCGAGCGCGCTTTCCCACTCGCCCTGCAACACCATGGCCTCGGCCAGCAGCAGGTTGAAATCGTCGGGGCGCTGCCCTGTCGCGGCCAGGCGGTCGAGTGTGGCGCGGGCGGCCTCGCCATTGCCCATCTGCAATTGCGTGCGTGCCATCAGTTCCAGTACGACGGGGTTGGCCTCGTCTTCCTGCAACAGCGCACCAAGGTCCAGCCGGGCTTCGTTGAAGCGATGCTCGGCATAGGCCTGCTCGGCACGGTCAAGGCGTTCTTCAGGTGAAACACCACAGGCTGCCAGGACCAGTGCCAACGCGCCGATGGTGGAATTGCGGAGTGTCTTCATGGCAACCGCCATAGGCCGAAATGGTTGAGAACCCCTTCACCACGGCAATGCTGGTATTGTGCCCGCGTGGCGGCTAAGGCGCGCGCAACTGACATCCAATTCGCACAAAGGCACGAAACCCATGGGATTCCGCTGCGGGATCGTCGGCCTGCCCAACGTCGGCAAGTCGACCCTGTTCAACGCTCTTACCGAAACGCAGGCCGCACAGGCCGCGAACTATCCGTTCTGCACGATCGAGCCCAATGTCGGGCAGGTCGCCGTGCCCGATGCGCGGCTCGAGAAGATTGCCGAGATCGCCAAGAGCGCGAAGGTGATCCACACCCAGCTGAGCTTCGTCGACATCGCCGGCCTGGTGAAAGGCGCCAGCGCGGGCGAAGGCCTGGGCAACCAGTTCCTCGGCAACATCCGCGAGGTGGACGCCATCGTCCACGTGCTGCGCTGCTTCGAGGACGACGACATCCAGCACGTCGCCAACAAGGTGGACCCGATCGCCGATGCCGAGGTGGTCGAGACCGAGCTGATGCTGGCGGACCTCGAAAGCCTGGAAAAGCGTGTCGAGAACGCCAAGCGCCGGGCCACCAGCGGGGACAAGGAAGCCAAGGCGCTCGCCAGCGTGCTGGGCCAGGCGCTGGACCTGCTGCGCGATGGCAAGCCCGCGCGCCTGACGGAACCGAAGGACGACGAGGAAGCACGCCTGTTCGAACAGGCCCAGCTGCTCACGGCCAAGCCTGTGCTCTACGTCTGCAACGTCGCCGAAGACGAGGCGGCGACCGGCAATGCGCTGTCCGAGAAGGTGTTCGAGAAGGCCAAGGCCGAAGGTGCCGAAGCCGTGGTCGTGTCGGCCGCGATCGAGGCCGAGCTGGTCGGCATGGACCCGGAAGACCGCAAGGAATACCTCGCTGAGCTGGGCCTCGAGGAAAGCGGCCTCGCCCGCGTGATCCGCGCCGGCTACGCACTGCTGGACCTGAAGACCTTCTTCACCGCCGGCCCGAAGGAAGCCCGCGCGTGGACCACGCCGGCCGAGGCCAAGGCGCCGCAGGCTGCCGGTGAAATCCACACCGATTTCGAGAAGGGCTTCATCCGCGCCGAGACGATTTCCTACGAAGATTACGTCACTCTCGGCGGGGAAAGTGCCGCGCGCGAGGCCGGGAAGCTGCGCCAGGAAGGCAAGGATTACGTCGTCCAGGACGGCGACATCCTGCTGTTCAAGTTCAACGTCTGAGACAAAGAAAACGGCGCGGAAACCGAAGCTTCCGCGCCGTTACTCTGTCACTGGACGGTTAGGGCTTAGGCGCCCTCAGCCATCATGTAGTTGGCGTAGGCCGTCCACATGCGGGCCACCGGCTCACGCTGGCCCTGCACCTGGCCGAAGGTCTCGACCGCCGCAGCGTAGTTGCCCTGCTGCGCCTGGGTGATGCCGATACGGGTGTTGGCCGTGTCGGCGTCGTAGCCGCGTTCCAGCGCGGTGCGATACATGGTTTCGGCACGGGCGAAGTCGCTGATCGAGTAGAGCACGTCACCGGCGCCGATGGCGTCGAGGGCATCGCCGTTCTCGCCTTCGGCAACGATGCGATCGATACCGTTACGATCCTGCGGCGCGCGCTGGTCGGCAATGGCCTTCACTTCGGTGTAGTAGACGTCACCGGCTTCGAACACGCCATTGTCCAGGCCCTGCGCCAGCACCTGCTGCACTTCGTTGGACATCACGCGGGGATCGAGATCCTCGATGTAGCGCACATATTCCGAACGATCGACGATGGCGTCGTTCAGCCGCATCAGGCGGAACAGGTCGATACGCACTTCCGGTTCCAGCTCGAACAGCTGGTTCACGATGCGCAGCGTGTTCTGCCAGTTGCGCTGGGTCGGGTGGTTGCGGATCAGCGCTTCGGAGATGGCCAGCGCCTCGGCGGACATGTCGAAGTCGTAGGTGTCCTGCAGGCGGCTCAGCAGCCATGCTTCGGGCACGGTCTGGCCGGCAGCCTCGCGCGCCTCGACCTGGCTCATGGTGTAGCTCACCGCACCGGCAATGTCGTCTTCGCGGGCGTAGGTCTCGGCCGTCAGTGCGACCAGGTCGACTTCCGGATCGCTGAAACCGGCGGCCTGGGCCGCGGCGAAACCGGCACGGGCGGTCGGCCAGTCTTCGTTCTGGAAGGCCAGGCGGCCGATGAACGAGTTGTACTGGGCAACCTGCTCCGGCGGCAGCAGGCCGCTGTCGACCATCATCTGCAGACCCTGGATCTGCAGCGAGGCGTCATTCAGGTTGTTGCCGATGTTGAGGATGAGGTTGCCCGCCACCTGACGGTCGTTCTCGTTCTCGATGGCGGCGATGACGGTCGGGATCGCGGCGCGAGCGCCTTCGAAATTACCGACGTCGGGCTGCACCATTTCGGCGACCGGGCCGAACGCGTCGGCAAAGCCGCGCGAGTTCTGCGCCTGGGCAGTTTCGGAGGTGATGGCAGTCGAACCAACGGCAACGCCGCCGGCCAGGGCGATGGCAAGAGCGAAACCGGCAACCGTCGAACGAACGGACTTGCGGCGAGTGGTGCGGAAAGCGCGAAGCATTATGGTATTCTCTCCTGGTAAATTCATGTCAGGCAGGCTTTTCGTCCTGCCCGTCTTTCTCGGCGCTGGCCTCATGCACATGGGCGTCCGAGATTGCAAATGTGTCCTACAGATTGCGCGCTGAATGGCGATTTAACGCAGCTCTGGCCGCAAATTCAGGAAAGCGGCCCCCAGATGTGGAAAAAGGGCAGTTTTGCTAGGCTTTTGCCCTGCCCTCCTATGGTGCTGGCGCCCCCCAATCCCTACATTTGGGGCCAACCAGAACGATAATGGACCGCATATTTCGTGAGCGACGAATCCGACACCCTCACACCGCCCGAATCTCCCGGCGAATTCGAACGCATCGACATCGTCGAGGAGATGAAGACCAGCTACCTCGATTACGCGATGAGCGTGATCGTCAGCCGAGCGCTGCCCGACGTGCGCGACGGCCTGAAGCCGGTCCACCGGCGTATTCTCTTCGCCTCGCAGGAAGGCGGTTATGTTGCCGGGCGTCCGTACCGCAAGTCGGCGCTGATCGTCGGCGACGTGATGGGCAAGTACCACCCCCACGGCGACAGCGCGATCTACGATGCCCTCGCCCGCATGGTGCAGCCGTGGTCGCTGCGTGTGCCGCTGATCGACGGCCAGGGCAACTTCGGCAGCATGGACCCGGATCCCCCCGCGGCCATGCGTTACACCGAAAGCCGTCTGGCCAAGGTCACCAACTCGCTGCTGGAAGACCTCGACAAGGACACGGTCGATTTCGTCGACAACTACGACGGTTCCCGGCAGGAGCCCTCGGTCCTGCCCGCTCGCTTCCCCAACCTGCTGGTCAATGGCGCGGGCGGCATCGCGGTGGGCATGGCCACCAACATCCCGCCGCATAACCTTGGCGAGGTAATCGACGGCTGTTTCGCCTACATGGACGATCCGGGCATCACGGCCGAGCAGCTGCACGAGATCATTCCGGGGCCTGACTTCCCCACGGCGCCGCTGATCCTCGGCAAGTCCGGCGCGCGGTCTGCCTACACCACCGGTCGCGGCAGCATCCTGCAGCGCAGCCGGCACGAGATCGAGACCGGACGCGGCGATCGCCAGTCCATCGTGCTCACCTCCATCCCCTACCAGGTCGGCAAGGCCGGGCTGGTGGAGAAGATTGCCGAGGCGGCGAAGGACAAGCGGATCGAGGGCATTTCAGACATCCGCGACGAGAGCAGCCGCGCCGGCGTGCGCGTGGTGATCGACCTCAAGCGCGATGCCACGCCCGAAGTGGTCCTGAACCAGCTGTGGCGCCATACGCCGGCGCAGGCAAGCTTCCCGGCCAACATGCTGGCCATTCGCGGCGGTCGCCCCGAAACGCTGGACCTG is a genomic window of Aurantiacibacter sp. MUD11 containing:
- a CDS encoding tetratricopeptide repeat protein — its product is MKTVRHFLTICAAIGLGSCSFLGSDALTDAQQAFDAQDYIAARDLALAALVDDGDNIEALELLARAQLAMGQGEEVLATIERIRQAGGNPGEQTLIAAEGRLQAGDVTGARELIGDDASAEAWRLRGLLAALENDEAGAMEAFLRGRRATGEKAKLYSAEASFHLNRDNLQAAEEAVALAQDAAPDRVETLFVAARLADARGEHFQAMSQYLRIIEIVPLDRPALLAAIGAAEAAGERDVTRHLIAYGAQTRPLDREFVYQQARVEAWDGDWEAVRQRLQASEAELQDHDPARLLYAEALLNLGQVETARAIAGPIIARRQGDAAAMRLQSAIEAAS
- a CDS encoding cistern family PEP-CTERM protein; the protein is MLKRLFAAVLAFATVGVASPALADPITLDSSDIGSSFTIDFDGFVDSAGNTVDGLSSSITFTLDEVTGDSYSFSYQVNNTTDSGLTSNLSSFAFNVDPDISGASVDGAYSFAFVTDGAANDPSYPNQIGAVDVCFKAANSGSCSNSGGVAEGQSGSGTLTLNFDPDASSITLDDFYVRYQGITGAGDVTSASGQGTTTSGSTSGTQVPAPGMMGLFALALAGLGLLRRRRRDEESEGGLQPAYA
- a CDS encoding tetratricopeptide repeat protein; the protein is MKTLRNSTIGALALVLAACGVSPEERLDRAEQAYAEHRFNEARLDLGALLQEDEANPVVLELMARTQLQMGNGEAARATLDRLAATGQRPDDFNLLLAEAMVLQGEWESALAAGESVGSAEGLRIAALAHLGLGGAEAAAEAFARGAAASGNRSRLYADYARFEYQRGNAGRAVELARQAREADPEGLDALLASAQIAQFRGATGEALRFFERAHEAWPESRAALLGRIGVLGDSGRLAEARPLIEDATKRNPEDPDLRYLTARLAAEEGDWREVREILQADEDRDDARQQLLYSRALVELDLPELALPRLTALSRQAPASAEARRLLARAQLATGNAAAAYDTIRPLANSAQGTPRDLALFAEAARAAGRTDDIGAALASAPPEERVANLLAQADGHLRNGRWRAAIAAYEDLRGWTGDSNAMVLNNLAYAKSRVGEAEEALEIAQRALQLAPDQPNIMDTAGWLMVQTGTDRARGIELLERAARLAPDNSTIAEHLAAARSG
- the ychF gene encoding redox-regulated ATPase YchF codes for the protein MGFRCGIVGLPNVGKSTLFNALTETQAAQAANYPFCTIEPNVGQVAVPDARLEKIAEIAKSAKVIHTQLSFVDIAGLVKGASAGEGLGNQFLGNIREVDAIVHVLRCFEDDDIQHVANKVDPIADAEVVETELMLADLESLEKRVENAKRRATSGDKEAKALASVLGQALDLLRDGKPARLTEPKDDEEARLFEQAQLLTAKPVLYVCNVAEDEAATGNALSEKVFEKAKAEGAEAVVVSAAIEAELVGMDPEDRKEYLAELGLEESGLARVIRAGYALLDLKTFFTAGPKEARAWTTPAEAKAPQAAGEIHTDFEKGFIRAETISYEDYVTLGGESAAREAGKLRQEGKDYVVQDGDILLFKFNV
- a CDS encoding tetratricopeptide repeat protein; its protein translation is MLRAFRTTRRKSVRSTVAGFALAIALAGGVAVGSTAITSETAQAQNSRGFADAFGPVAEMVQPDVGNFEGARAAIPTVIAAIENENDRQVAGNLILNIGNNLNDASLQIQGLQMMVDSGLLPPEQVAQYNSFIGRLAFQNEDWPTARAGFAAAQAAGFSDPEVDLVALTAETYAREDDIAGAVSYTMSQVEAREAAGQTVPEAWLLSRLQDTYDFDMSAEALAISEALIRNHPTQRNWQNTLRIVNQLFELEPEVRIDLFRLMRLNDAIVDRSEYVRYIEDLDPRVMSNEVQQVLAQGLDNGVFEAGDVYYTEVKAIADQRAPQDRNGIDRIVAEGENGDALDAIGAGDVLYSISDFARAETMYRTALERGYDADTANTRIGITQAQQGNYAAAVETFGQVQGQREPVARMWTAYANYMMAEGA